gttattacatttcacttcataattgcaacagcatgtgttgtattcattgttgcaaaacttgttctgtaaatagtttgtttgctattgtgatcaaaatcattgatctgaagctcaatgctgatgctgtcctgtaatagttttctaatcagcaataaatataacaatttctgatcaacccatatcaattgcatgcttaaaataacatactggttaaagccccgcccgtttcaaaacaacccggcctacttccgggttaaatcacacccacttccgggttaggccccgcccactccgagtacggatacggatacagataattcatatggttaacagatacagatacagataatgctgtactcgctcatccctacccTCTACCCTTCAAGCCGAACAGGATTTAGCTAGTTAGCTACTAGCTAGCCACTTTCAGTCCAAGGGTAACTCTGGCATTACTCTGGAGGTTCAAGatcaaacaactttatttatcccaaataGTATGCTGCCTGTTTGCACTCAGAGCCGATATCAGAGCAGAGGCGGACTTGGTCATGTTAAAATAATATGTTAATGTCAGACAGGAGTAACAAAGTTTATCCAGAGACGGTACAAAGAATTGTTAAAACTCCTGTTAAACAGGCAACAGAGCCCGCTCCCTCCAGTCAACTCCAGTATGTTTTGCAGAGACATGCGGAGCGAATTAACTGAAGACGattgtcaaataaaaataaatgtaaagttttAGCTTACAttgagtgtgtgaaatcaaAGTTTGTAATTCATTACTCTAGTTGATgtagttttattattgtttagtGCAAATTATTAACAACTCTTAACTTAAAATTcatgatagaaaaaaataaattttatcATGTCAGACAATGCATAATGGTCAGAATGTGGCATGTTATTTGCAAAATCACTATCCCTGTTTGCAAGTGCATTTAGTGCAACCattcacatttaacatttttgaaAGATTCAACAATTTAGGAACTAAATATATAAGTACTTTGGTTTCATTATTTTGAACatgcatttatttttgtttttcctgttcaCAGAAGTCAACAAGGATGTCCAGTTCATGAGGTGGAAATGTAAGTTATGTGCTTTCTCCTCTAATGGGAAAGGAAGAATACTCCAGCATTATAAAGAGCGTCACGGCCATCATCGGAGGTGTTCAGGCCTTGTCTGTATTTATGAAGACTGTTTGAACACATTTCAAACCCAAGCTGAACTTAAAAACCATTTGAAAGAACATGtaaaaaaagatcacaaaaTTGTGACCAAGTTATGCTGTGATTTGTGTACATTCTCAGAGCCTAGTAACATTAACAAATACTTTGCTCATTTCAAGACTCATTTGAGGAACAAGGAAACAGTTAAATGTACATTTGCAGATTGCTCTTTCAAGTCCAGTGTACTGTCAACATTTACCGCTCATAGAAGTCGCTATCACAGGTTTTCCACCCTAAATAGTTTAAGACCAGAGCTTTTTGTACACCATACACTTACAAATGCAGTACTAGAAGAATAATTTGTTTCTGATACTGAGGCATCACCTTCACATGATTCAGTACCTGAGGCTGAGGCTGAACCCATCTTAAAAATGGTGAGGCAATTAAACGTCAGTTGGCATCTTTATTTCTCCGCATGCAAGCAATTCTACATGTTTCTAATTCTGCACTACAGGAAGTAATTGATGAGTTATTTGACATTGGAGACTTTGcttataaaaatattaagaaaatTTTAGAGAATGTTTGAGGAAAATAACTGTGCAGCTGATGCCTCTATTGTAACATCATTGTCTGATGAAATTCAGTCTTTGAACCCACTCAAATTTCTTTCAAGGGCAGGGTGTTTTGGGCACAGAGCGTAAAAGGCAGTCATTTTACAGAAAGAACTTTACAGTTGTTGAACCGGTTGAGTATGTGCTAAATGCACAAGAAAATAACCATTCATTTGTGTATGTTCCTATTTTAGATTTGTTAAGTAAGTTGTTGGAAAGAAGTGAGATTCTTCAAACATTACAGAGATCCAATGAACAGGAAGGTCATTATACTTCATTTCAAGATGGTGAAtactttaaagaaaacaaacttctCTCTGACAAATTAAGCATAGCTCTTGGCTTATACATTGATGACTTTGAAATTTTCAACCCATTGGGAACTTCAAAAAAGAAGCACAAAGTTTTTGGTATATATTGGGTGATACTCAACTTGCCCATAAGACTTAGAACAACATTGTCATCAATTTATCTAGCTGCATTGTGCAGAACTGTACATATAAAACAATATGGTTACAGCAAAGTTTTGGAGCCTCTGATTAGAGATATTGAGCATTTAGAGGTAACAGGTGTATTTGTAAAAATAGTATCAAAGGTACTGTTGTATATGTGTCAGCAGACAACTTGGGCGCACACTCCCTTGCAGGATACCAAGAGTCTTTCAATGTTGAGACATTTTTTAGATTTTGTTTGGCTATCCTTAAAGATATTCAGCAGCATGATGTCAGAAGTGGGGCATTTATTTTGAGAACACCCGAACTGTTTGATGAAGCCATTAAtgtactaaacacaactgatgcCTCATGTGTTGATGGTTTGAAGAGAGTCTGTCCTTTAAACAGACTTGCCCACTTTCATCCTGCAAAAGGGTTTCCACCTGATTGTCTTCATGATATATTGGAAGGAAATGTACCTGTGGAACTATGCTTATGTATTTCAGATTTGATTGCTAAAAAGTATTTCACATCGAATGACCTTAATGATAGGATAgcatcattttcttttcagttttctgaCAAAACTAACAGACCTCAGACGCTACAAACAAACTtctcaaaaaaaaagaactattGGTGGCAACGGTCACGAGAACTGGGCCCTTCTGAGATTGCTCCCACTGTTGATTGGCCACCATGTTCCAGGGAGTGAAAAGACTTGGTCTGTGGTCCTTGAACTGAAAGACATTGTGGAACTGTTATCAAGCCCCTCCTTCACAACAGAAACCCTGTGCTAACTTCAAGCCAAAATCTCTGACCACAGACAGTTGCTTTTAGAAGTAGTTCCTGGTACAAAATTCCGTCCGAAACATAATTTTCTTGAACATTATCCTGTTCTTATCAAGAAATTTGGACCATTATTTGAGTTCTGGACAATAAGATTCAAGGCCAAACATTCATTCTTTAAAAAAGTGGTTCACAACACTGGCAACTTCAAAAATATTCTGCACACTTTGGCCACAAGACATCAACTTATGTTGTCATAATATTTGGAGATGCCAACTGTTTTCAAGCCAAATATCGAGACGGGACGAGTATCAGCTGTGTCTGTGGCAATCTTAGATGCTGCCATCAGAGAAGCTATATGGAATAAGTTTGAAGGTCTGGACTCTGTTTTACTCACCTCCATTGCTTACATAAAGGGGACAAAGTATTCTAAAGGAATGGTGCTCTCAGTTGGACATACATGTGGACTGCCAGATTTTGGGAGCGTATTGGAGATCTGTGTAGTGGGTGGCTGCATATCATTCATCATGGAACTTTTCACAGCGAGCTTCCTGGAGCATCTAAGGTGTTACCAGCTTGCCAGAAGAGACCCTGCTGCAACTGTGGTTGTTGATCCTGACGATCTGAATGACTACACCCCCCTTGCTGCATACCCTGTTGAAGGAAAGCTGCTCATCATTCCAAGGACATTCATGTTACATTAAGGTAATCTTTGATTTGGGAGGATGTggaacatttaaacacacaatcatTCTTTGGACCACATAACAGTATAGAGTTTTTACTATTTTAccaaatgttttcttgtttgttctctctgtttCAGTTACTGGTGCCACATCAGCGATGCTTCTCCGAGTCATTGTGTCACCTCAGGAAATAAGACGTGTCACCCTACAGGATGTTCCCCCATCAGTTGATGAGCTGTGTACAGTACTGCGCAACACTCTGGGCCTCCGAGGGAACTTCCTTTTACAGTTTGAAGATCCAGACTTTGGGAACGAGCTCTGCAATTTGACAGACATGAAGGACCTGCCAACCGAACGAGCCACACTGAAAGTTCTGTTCACGTTTCCTGATCCGCTTTCTGACTCGACATTGGATACTGCAAGCCCTAGTTCCCAGAGTACTACAAGCCGTTGTCTGTTCAGCAGTAGTAATACAAGTCCCAGTCCCCCCAGTAGTGGTGATTTAACAGAATGGCCTGATCCATTTGTTATTCCAGATTTCTCCCATGATGTTGAGTTTCAGCTGAGGGTAGCAAATGATGCTTATGCCAATGACGGAACTGTGATGGTCGTCTCAAAGAGTGTGAAGAGTGAAATACTGGACAGACTGGCTGATTGCATAACCCAAATCACTCCCTATCGACCTAAAAACAATATAGAAAGTGTAGCCAAAGCTCTTGTTGTCGAGCACTCTTGCCTCAGGGAGCCAGGATCGGGTCAAGGATGGTATTGCTGGAAATTCAGCTTGGTATTCAAGATGGGCAATTACCGTCAGAGGATGATGGCAGCTGGATGCCCTGAagttcttttaaataaaagaaaaagagggaaaGCAAAGAGCAAGACAGTCAAAAAGTCCAAAAAGGAAGAGATCCACTACTTGCCACAGCCACCTGAGGGACAAACTGCAGTTAAATTAGAGAAGGATCGTGAGACCATGCTTCTAGAGGTGCAGAAGTGGGATCCAGATTTACAGGTCTTGGATGAATTGATGACTGCGACGTTCTCACAGCGAAGACAAGAGATAATTGGTGATGAACCGCTCATCTCTGCTGTCATGGACAGATGGCCTGCATTGTTCTGTGAGAGACAGGTAATTCTGTGCCAACTGAGTACAGCATAGAAATCCTATAATTTGTTATCCGAGCACTGATGTAGTCATAAAGCATGTTCTCTTTGTTGcaataatatttatttctttgtgtttttattcctaCAGCTCTATACTGGTCTTATTTTTCCCTCACTCATGcccttttctctgtttttttgttgtctatCTGCTTCAGTTAATCAGAGTTCCGCAGAATTGTTGACAAAGACCTGCTGGAGTCCTTTCTGGGTGGACTCGATGAGTTGGTGCCCTGTCTTCTACAACtgtacaaagcagctgctgCATCGGGCAGGAGGTTGGCCCTGAGCAGCATTCTGAATTGTCTTCAAAAGGAGGTATGTACTGTGTAGATAAACATTTCCTATCAAAGAGTACTAAGATACTAAGAGATTATGATTCTATCTTGTGTATTGCATTCACCTACTtttaccagttttttttttaggacaCAACCCAAAACCAAAGAACAGCTGCCCTACTTGGTCTCCCGCACTACCTTTCAGATGATTCCTCCAACATCATCAGGATGTGTGATGTAAGACACTATATTCACACATGTTATAGTACACtctttagatttagtttttcaaatGTGGCTAAGGCAACATTTGTCTTGTTCATAAGAGGTTTTACCATACCCAAAGCAAGCATCATTTTCCTCACAATGttctttcatttcaaatccaatgtATATAACATTTAATTCTTAAAACACAAACTATAACACTGTCAGGCTGTATTACATTGTTGAAAAAACATTATTGGATCCTACCGGTATTACGGTATCAGCCaggacagttattttatttatcattggTTGATATCACAGCCTTTCAGTCCAATTAttttctcactcactcactagaCAGTTATAGCCTTTATTTATTAGAATGACCATGATGTTATAAACTTGGACATGTAAGTTAAGATGTGTATGTCTTCAGGCTCATGGCGAAACCCTCGATGTGATAATGGCAGGAATGGAAGTTGGACTACTGATTGTGCATGAAGGTCCTCTACAGGATGCATTTCCTTTGGATATCTTTAATGTGGCTGTGGTAGCAGAGGAGAAGATCATCCTACATGACATCAGAGATGTGCACACTGCCTTTGCTATGCTACTTGGAGCCATCTACTGCCTTAATCTTGAGTACCCGCGAAATATGAGGTACACGTTTGAGTTCCTTCAGAAGGTCATCATGAGCATTAAACCAGACCAATGCTCAGCAAGAGTCCATGGACTTAGAAATAAACTGCTTAGATATCGCCTTTGAATAAAAAGATGTGAAAAGTGTGTTCAATTAACACGTGTTGTGGATGTTCAGTGTTCAGCCTTTTTTCTTCATATTGAGGTTTTAATGAACCTGTTGTCTCAGATTGTgtcattgtataacatgtctcaCATTTGCCTTAttgtactctctctctctctctctgtctgtctgtctgtctctctgtgtctgtgtctctgtctctctctctgccccccccctacacacacacacacacacacacacacacacacacacacacacacacacacacacacacacacttgtctaaGTTTGAAACTGGTAAACAGCTAGTTGGTAGTGTTCAGCATTTTTCACCATATTGAGTTTTTAATGAACCTGTTATCTCAGATTGTGTCATTGTCTGACTTTGACACTGTGGTTAACTGCTAGATGGATGGCATGTTATCTGTTTGAGAACCCAATGTATgagcttatatatatatataataaatgttgtatttttggACAAATGGAAGAATTCTGTGTGTTCTATCATGTACCATAAAAGTTATAAcaaatttttaatttaaatcctCTTAACTTGAAATGGGAAGTTGTATAAACATAGTAAGTTAACTCAAAACTGTAAGTTACAATAATGCAGAAATGTGCGTTTGTTCAACTAGCTAAGGAAAGTTCTTGTAGCgctgatgtttaatatttatttgttttaactcGCATTATTCAGTTGAAACAACAAGTAATTAACAGTTTTCTTATACTAATAATGTGTaaggattttttgttttaactcaAAGTATTAAGTTGAGACAGCAAGTGATAAAACGTCAAATCAACTTTGACAACTTATAAAACAAAGTTGAGTCAACTACAACAATGTAGTACAATcaattttttaaactttaatttctGGGTTGAAACAACAATAAACCTCAAGTTGAGTTAACACGTGTTTTTAAGGCAGCAGGTGACCTTTCATTTGCAAGGTTAACTGACTTGAAATGTTTTGCAGTGTAGAAGCTACTAAAGACTGTAATTCTTCTACCTGTATCTCCAGATCTCTCATTGTCCGGGTTAAATCTTTGCTGACATTGCGACTGAACTGCTGGCAAAGTTgtcttatttgtgttttcccaAAGTCCCACCACTGCTGAAAGCTACTGAAGGCAGACCTGCTCTCTCTTTaggaaaaccaaaacaacttaAAAGCATTTCTAAAAGCCTGGTCGTTTAAAAGAGCTGTGTTAAAATGCCAATAGTCGCTCTTTAAatgaacatttttaataaaaaacagagCAAGATACTAAACAATGATCAGTAAAACCCACCGGCtgaataaaacaccttttaaTGGGGTTTAAAACAATAGAGTCGATCCAGTCTAGCCAGGGATAAAACATTGTCTCTGGCATGGCTTCAGGTGTACTGTCTGTGATTACTGTTAAAAACCCTCCACACATCAGACAGCTCATGTGCCTCAGTCAGTTGGTTCAGCCTGAGACCTGATGCGAGATGTGGCTCTAAGTGATTCCTGTCTAAAGTGGGATTTTCTGTGCAGTTAAAATCACCtcctaaaaacataaaatcatcaCCACTACAGGTTTCAACAGTATcatctaaaatgtttaaaagtgcCAACCTGTCCACCCTATTTGTGGGCGcatagacatttaaaaacaccagcttgacattttcatattcaGCTTTCACCTTTATCAATACACCTGGAATAATCTCTTCTTCAAtaaaagaaagtggtaaaaaacTCCTGGCAAAAAGaatccccacccccccactgcaGCTGGACTTGTGACTTAAAACCGCTTCCCCATTAAAAGCCCTCCTCCAGTCGTACTCATTGTCTTCGGTGCTGTGGGTTTCTTATAAAAACATCACATCTATCCTGTTAATATCCATGAGTTTGAAAACAGCCGCTCTTTTAAAATCAGCTCTGGCTCCGTTCACATTTAGAgtgctgattttaaaatcacacatggataaaagaaaaagaaaagcagtcaAAAAACAGGTCAGTAAAAGAGAAgagtaaaaatactttttaaaactcGTCATCATCGGGTATCATTTGGCCTTTTACTCTCAACACGAGTTTCCGGAGTCTATAAATTTGTTCGACTGTTAAAAACTCATCGCTGCTTGTTTTTCTGGTGAGCGGTTTGGAGGACTTTCTCAGATTGTGTCATTGTCTGACTTTGACACTGTGGTTAACTGCTAGATGGATGGCATGTTATCTGTTTGAGAACCCAATGTATGAGCTTATATATGGGCCATTCTACCGAATTGGTTCAAAGTATGGTCCCCCAACAAGAAAagctatttacaaaacaattaagTATTCATGACATAGATTTTTACTAAGAATGTGTTAAGGTCTATTCAAACCCAAGATATTAAATGAGATAGGGATaagctaaatatatacaaaGTCATCATTTATAGGGTACTTTCTATTGGGAAGTAGCTGTCCCCAACCCTAACATCTAAATTTCAATTTCTGAAAATAACACTTTATcaattttttagatttttttcagtGATCTTATTTCAAAGATCTTTATGATTTAGTTCAAACAGAACTTGGaagatttagatttattttgggtttaatttttaaattaaaaaactataGTAAAAAAATCATGTCCCCCGTTTTCATGTCACTACCGAAA
This genomic window from Pleuronectes platessa chromosome 15, fPlePla1.1, whole genome shotgun sequence contains:
- the LOC128456654 gene encoding uncharacterized protein LOC128456654; amino-acid sequence: MLLRVIVSPQEIRRVTLQDVPPSVDELCTVLRNTLGLRGNFLLQFEDPDFGNELCNLTDMKDLPTERATLKVLFTFPDPLSDSTLDTASPSSQSTTSRCLFSSSNTSPSPPSSGDLTEWPDPFVIPDFSHDVEFQLRVANDAYANDGTVMVVSKSVKSEILDRLADCITQITPYRPKNNIESVAKALVVEHSCLREPGSGQGWYCWKFSLVFKMGNYRQRMMAAGCPEVLLNKRKRGKAKSKTVKKSKKEEIHYLPQPPEGQTAVKLEKDRETMLLEVQKWDPDLQVLDELMTATFSQRRQEIIGDEPLISAVMDRWPALFCERQVILCQLSTA